The Halomonas sp. KG2 genome contains a region encoding:
- the rpe gene encoding ribulose-phosphate 3-epimerase translates to MSAEQDFLIAPSILSANFARLGEEVDNVLAAGADIVHFDVMDNHYVPNLTIGPMVCKALRQHGVTAPIDVHLMVKPVDRMIGDFSEAGASYITFHPEASEHVDRSLQLIRDSGCKAGLVFNPATPLSYLDYVMDKIDMVLLMSVNPGFGGQSFIPGTLDKLREARARIDASGRPIRLEIDGGVKVDNIADIAAAGADTFVAGSAIFNAHQSSDPHGYDSVIQQMRAELAKDNG, encoded by the coding sequence ATGAGCGCTGAGCAGGACTTCCTGATTGCCCCTTCGATTCTTTCCGCTAATTTCGCGCGTCTTGGTGAAGAGGTCGACAATGTGTTGGCCGCTGGAGCCGATATTGTCCATTTCGATGTCATGGATAATCACTATGTGCCGAACCTGACGATTGGGCCGATGGTCTGCAAAGCTCTGCGCCAGCACGGCGTGACGGCGCCCATAGACGTCCACTTAATGGTTAAGCCCGTAGATCGTATGATTGGCGATTTTAGTGAGGCTGGGGCGAGTTACATTACGTTTCACCCGGAAGCTTCTGAGCATGTTGATCGCTCGCTACAGCTAATACGCGATAGCGGCTGTAAAGCAGGGCTGGTATTTAATCCGGCAACACCGCTTTCGTATCTCGATTATGTCATGGACAAAATTGATATGGTGCTGTTGATGAGCGTTAACCCGGGCTTTGGCGGTCAGTCATTCATTCCCGGCACGCTGGATAAATTGCGTGAGGCGCGGGCACGTATCGATGCCTCAGGTCGCCCGATCCGCTTAGAAATCGACGGTGGCGTTAAGGTAGATAACATTGCTGATATCGCCGCTGCGGGTGCCGACACCTTCGTCGCTGGTTCAGCTATTTTTAACGCTCACCAGTCAAGCGACCCGCACGGTTACGATAGCGTTATCCAGCAAATGCGCGCCGAGTTGGCAAAGGATAACGGCTAA
- the cysT gene encoding sulfate ABC transporter permease subunit CysT yields MSQLALWRSGSARVLPGFGLSMGISVLFISLVLLLPITGLFGQLAGLSLAEYWAIITEGRVVASYMVTIGAAAVAALVNAVFGLLLAWVLVRYEFPGKRLLDALMDLPFALPTAVAGITLATLYASNGWMGSLLEPLGFQVAYTWVGIALAMAFTSIPFVVRTVQPVLEDLPAEVDEAAMSLGATDGVAFRRVIMPHLWPALVTGTGLAFVRSLGEFGAIIFIAGNMPYETEITALMIFVKLQEYDYAGASAIASVVLFVSLALLLAINIWQGRFVRRLHGGTG; encoded by the coding sequence ATGAGCCAGCTAGCATTATGGCGGTCCGGCAGCGCACGCGTGCTGCCGGGCTTTGGCCTATCTATGGGGATCAGCGTCCTGTTTATTTCGCTGGTCCTTCTTCTCCCAATCACCGGGCTATTTGGCCAGTTGGCAGGGCTTAGCCTTGCCGAATACTGGGCCATTATTACCGAAGGCCGTGTGGTAGCCAGTTACATGGTCACCATAGGAGCAGCGGCTGTCGCGGCGCTGGTTAATGCAGTATTTGGCTTACTACTTGCTTGGGTACTGGTTCGCTATGAATTTCCCGGCAAGCGCCTGCTAGATGCCTTAATGGACCTGCCCTTTGCGCTTCCCACAGCGGTAGCCGGTATTACCCTCGCTACGCTGTATGCGAGTAACGGCTGGATGGGCAGCTTATTAGAGCCGCTAGGGTTCCAGGTAGCTTATACCTGGGTAGGCATTGCACTGGCCATGGCGTTTACCAGCATTCCGTTTGTGGTGCGCACCGTACAGCCGGTGCTAGAGGATTTACCCGCAGAAGTTGATGAAGCAGCGATGTCTCTTGGCGCAACCGATGGCGTGGCGTTCCGGCGTGTGATTATGCCGCACCTGTGGCCAGCACTCGTTACTGGCACCGGGCTAGCCTTTGTGCGCTCGTTAGGTGAATTCGGGGCGATTATTTTTATCGCGGGTAATATGCCCTACGAAACCGAGATCACTGCGCTGATGATTTTCGTCAAACTGCAGGAGTATGACTACGCGGGTGCCTCCGCAATTGCCTCGGTCGTGCTCTTTGTGTCACTGGCCCTACTGCTGGCGATCAATATTTGGCAAGGCCGCTTTGTGCGCCGCTTGCATGGAGGAACAGGCTAA
- a CDS encoding alpha-ketoglutarate-dependent dioxygenase AlkB, protein MTFTDLFENDDMKLINLLPQDGAVYYYGKLLETAIADMYLAKCRDELSWEHDRAFIYGKEIVTKRKIAWYADVPVSYTYSGYTKMASVWPGFLQEIKQVVESNCGDVFNSCLCNFYSSGAEGMSWHSDAEKDLVENGVIGALSLGGERRFSFKHKQTGESLSLNLEHGSLLVMKGATQQNWLHSLPKTKKDCEPRVSLTFRQMR, encoded by the coding sequence ATGACGTTTACAGATCTGTTTGAAAACGACGATATGAAGTTGATTAACCTGCTTCCACAAGATGGGGCGGTCTATTACTACGGCAAACTTCTAGAGACGGCTATTGCCGATATGTATCTAGCTAAATGTCGGGACGAACTAAGTTGGGAGCATGATCGAGCGTTTATTTACGGAAAAGAGATCGTTACCAAGAGGAAAATAGCCTGGTATGCAGATGTGCCGGTCTCTTATACCTACTCTGGATATACCAAGATGGCGTCAGTGTGGCCTGGTTTTTTACAAGAGATTAAGCAGGTAGTGGAGAGTAACTGCGGTGACGTATTTAATTCGTGCTTGTGTAACTTCTATAGTTCAGGCGCGGAAGGTATGAGTTGGCACAGTGATGCTGAAAAAGATCTGGTTGAGAATGGTGTGATTGGCGCGTTGAGCCTAGGTGGCGAAAGGAGATTTTCGTTTAAACATAAACAAACAGGGGAGAGTCTATCGCTTAATCTAGAGCACGGTAGTCTGTTGGTGATGAAAGGTGCCACGCAGCAAAACTGGCTACATAGCCTGCCTAAAACCAAGAAAGATTGCGAGCCGCGGGTGAGCCTCACGTTTAGGCAAATGCGCTAA
- the cysW gene encoding sulfate ABC transporter permease subunit CysW produces MRRIGDAPAVRRLLIGAALLLSALFLLLPLVAIFAQAFSQGVMVFWANVSDTFTLHAIGLTLVIALLTIPICLVFGVALAWLVTRFSFPGRRILQTLIDIPFAVSPVVAGLIYLLLYGRNGWIGSWLDTHDIQLMFAWPGILMVTIFVTCPFVARELIPLMQAQGSREEEAAVTLGAGGWTTFRRVTLPNIRWALLYGIILTNARAVGEFGAVSVVAGAIRGKTNTLPLHLEQLYQDYNAVGAFASAALLALIALLTLAAKAGLEWRAARQEAFL; encoded by the coding sequence ATGCGCCGGATTGGTGATGCACCCGCTGTGCGGCGTTTACTGATTGGCGCCGCTCTGTTGCTGTCAGCGCTATTTTTGCTGCTACCTTTGGTGGCAATTTTTGCCCAAGCCTTTTCCCAGGGCGTGATGGTCTTTTGGGCCAACGTTAGCGATACGTTCACCCTGCACGCGATTGGCCTGACGCTCGTCATTGCGTTATTAACCATACCGATTTGCCTAGTATTTGGTGTCGCCTTGGCGTGGCTGGTTACCCGCTTCAGTTTCCCGGGTCGGCGTATTTTACAAACGCTGATCGATATTCCATTTGCCGTTTCCCCCGTAGTTGCCGGGCTTATCTATCTGTTGCTATATGGCCGTAATGGCTGGATTGGCAGTTGGCTAGACACCCACGATATTCAACTGATGTTCGCTTGGCCCGGCATTTTGATGGTAACTATTTTCGTGACCTGCCCGTTTGTGGCACGTGAACTTATTCCGCTCATGCAGGCCCAAGGTTCCCGAGAAGAAGAAGCCGCCGTGACCCTCGGCGCTGGCGGCTGGACCACCTTTCGGCGTGTCACGCTACCCAACATTCGCTGGGCACTGCTCTACGGGATCATCCTCACTAACGCGCGTGCCGTGGGTGAATTTGGTGCCGTTTCGGTGGTCGCCGGAGCTATTCGAGGAAAGACCAACACCTTACCGCTGCATCTAGAGCAGCTTTATCAGGATTACAACGCGGTGGGCGCGTTTGCTAGCGCCGCGCTACTGGCCCTTATTGCCCTGTTAACCCTTGCGGCCAAGGCAGGTCTGGAATGGCGCGCAGCGCGCCAGGAGGCATTTTTATGA
- the cysP gene encoding thiosulfate ABC transporter substrate-binding protein CysP yields MTRSTFFRTGLRRSLIATAVGATMAATAVSNTAMAQERELLNSSYDIARELFSAINPEFQAWWQEEHGEEIAISQSHGGSSAQARAIMQGMRADVVTFNQVTDVQVLADAGLVAEDWQDAFDNNASPYYSTTAFLVRKGNPKGIESWDDLVKEDVQMVFPNPKTSGNGRYTYLAAWGFAENEFDGDEEKIQDFMRTFLRNVAVFDTGGRGATTSFIERGIGDVLISFESEVNNIRGEYGSDDYEVIVPPVSILAEFPVAVVGENAERNGNSDLAQSYLEYLYREDTQRLLAGFNYRVHDETVVAEFADQFPDTELLEVEDVFGSWEEAMENHFEGGALLDQLQRR; encoded by the coding sequence ATGACGCGATCTACTTTTTTCCGTACTGGCCTGCGCCGCAGCCTTATAGCCACCGCTGTTGGCGCTACTATGGCTGCCACAGCTGTTTCAAACACGGCGATGGCGCAAGAGCGCGAGTTACTGAACTCCTCTTACGATATTGCCCGTGAACTGTTTTCAGCTATCAACCCGGAATTCCAAGCGTGGTGGCAAGAAGAGCACGGTGAAGAGATTGCCATTAGCCAATCCCACGGCGGCTCTTCAGCGCAAGCGCGCGCGATTATGCAAGGAATGCGTGCGGATGTCGTTACCTTTAACCAAGTAACGGATGTTCAAGTACTTGCGGATGCAGGCCTAGTGGCCGAAGACTGGCAAGACGCATTCGACAATAATGCATCCCCTTACTACTCCACTACGGCGTTTTTGGTGCGTAAAGGCAACCCGAAAGGTATTGAGAGCTGGGATGACTTGGTCAAAGAAGACGTACAAATGGTCTTCCCTAACCCCAAAACATCCGGCAACGGCCGCTATACCTATCTAGCAGCCTGGGGCTTTGCGGAAAATGAATTCGACGGTGATGAAGAAAAGATTCAAGACTTCATGCGCACCTTCCTGCGCAATGTTGCGGTGTTTGATACCGGCGGCCGAGGTGCCACCACGAGCTTTATCGAACGCGGCATTGGTGACGTATTGATCAGCTTTGAATCAGAAGTAAACAACATCCGTGGCGAATACGGCAGCGACGACTACGAGGTCATCGTGCCGCCGGTCAGCATTCTGGCAGAGTTCCCCGTTGCGGTAGTGGGTGAAAATGCTGAGCGCAATGGCAACAGTGACCTTGCCCAGAGTTACCTTGAGTATCTCTACCGTGAAGACACCCAGCGCTTGCTGGCAGGCTTTAACTATCGCGTTCACGATGAAACGGTTGTGGCCGAATTTGCCGATCAATTCCCCGATACCGAACTTCTTGAAGTTGAAGATGTGTTTGGTAGCTGGGAAGAAGCAATGGAAAACCACTTTGAAGGCGGCGCCCTACTTGATCAACTGCAACGTCGTTAA
- a CDS encoding TOBE-like domain-containing protein yields the protein MSIRLQNIAKHFANTQALEPINLDIHEGELVGLLGPSGSGKTTLLRIIAGLESADRSPQPGKILFGDRDVTNVHVRDRRIGFVFQHYALFRHMSVYDNVAFGLTVMPKKRRPSNGEIRARVFRLLEMVQLQHLANRLPAQLSGGQQQRVSLARALAVEPDVLLLDEPFGALDAKVRQDLRRWLRRLHEELNFTSVFVTHDQEEALELSDRVVVMSNGRIEQIDTPETLYRSPKNRFVFEFLGDVNHLEGKVHQGVLTCGDAHLNVDLPDGNEELLLRPHEVRLAQQPSAESHLPVTVTAISPVGAEVRVELEADWLAKPWLATVRHADFEQLEMRRGQRLFVHPRQWHRFPATESKVTEQSRAA from the coding sequence ATGAGCATTCGCCTACAGAACATCGCCAAGCACTTTGCCAATACCCAAGCGCTTGAGCCGATCAATCTAGACATCCATGAAGGCGAACTAGTCGGCCTGCTTGGCCCGTCTGGCTCAGGAAAAACCACACTGCTGCGTATTATTGCCGGCTTAGAGAGCGCTGACCGCTCTCCTCAACCCGGTAAAATACTGTTCGGCGACCGCGATGTGACCAATGTTCACGTTCGCGATCGCCGCATTGGATTTGTTTTCCAGCACTACGCCCTGTTTCGCCATATGAGCGTGTACGACAATGTAGCCTTTGGGCTAACCGTGATGCCCAAAAAGCGCCGCCCATCCAACGGCGAGATTCGCGCCCGCGTCTTTAGGCTGTTGGAAATGGTTCAGCTGCAGCATTTAGCTAACCGTTTGCCTGCCCAGCTCTCTGGCGGCCAGCAGCAACGTGTTTCTCTCGCCCGCGCCTTGGCCGTTGAGCCTGACGTATTGCTTTTGGATGAGCCATTTGGCGCGCTGGATGCCAAGGTGCGCCAGGATCTACGACGCTGGTTACGCCGCCTGCATGAAGAGCTTAACTTTACCAGCGTGTTTGTTACCCACGATCAAGAAGAAGCGCTGGAACTGTCTGACCGTGTGGTGGTGATGAGCAACGGACGTATCGAGCAAATTGATACGCCTGAAACGCTCTACCGTTCGCCCAAAAATCGTTTTGTATTTGAATTCCTTGGCGACGTTAACCACTTGGAAGGCAAGGTACACCAAGGTGTGCTCACCTGCGGTGACGCCCATCTCAATGTTGACTTGCCTGACGGTAACGAAGAGCTATTGCTACGTCCTCATGAAGTGCGCCTTGCCCAGCAGCCTAGTGCAGAGAGCCATCTGCCGGTGACGGTTACGGCCATTTCACCGGTAGGTGCTGAAGTGCGTGTTGAGCTGGAAGCCGACTGGTTGGCTAAGCCGTGGCTGGCAACAGTGCGCCATGCTGATTTTGAGCAGCTTGAGATGCGCCGTGGACAACGCCTCTTCGTCCATCCACGGCAATGGCACCGCTTCCCCGCAACAGAGTCAAAAGTGACAGAGCAAAGCCGCGCCGCTTAG
- a CDS encoding DMT family transporter, with translation MKAIDYIRLLSLAAIWGASFLFMRIASPAIGPINTAFFRVFFGLLGLAFIILIIRKSLEFRGKLGKVLILGAINSGIPFLMYSIAATLLPAGYSAILNATTPLTGAMIGLFIFGERLSLRKWIGVTLGIIGITVITTVGDSNIVGNIYIGVAACIIATIGYGFAGFLTRKWITQQGGLDSTLVAFGSQIGATAFLSPFLIWNISYGPSIDWLQGDVWISLLAVGFLCTSLAYILYFRLIADIGPLRSLTVTFLVPPFAVLWGFLVLDETISSGFLSGSAVILLSVWLILGPDSKKQPS, from the coding sequence ATGAAAGCAATCGACTATATACGACTCCTATCATTAGCCGCTATCTGGGGAGCTAGCTTTCTTTTCATGCGCATCGCCTCCCCAGCGATAGGGCCAATCAACACAGCATTTTTTAGAGTCTTTTTTGGCCTACTGGGTTTAGCTTTTATCATCTTAATCATACGCAAAAGCCTGGAATTCAGAGGTAAACTAGGCAAGGTTTTGATATTGGGCGCTATCAACTCAGGCATTCCTTTTCTAATGTACAGCATAGCAGCAACATTATTACCTGCTGGATACTCCGCTATTTTAAATGCCACAACGCCTTTAACGGGTGCAATGATTGGCTTATTTATCTTTGGCGAGCGTTTATCGTTAAGAAAATGGATAGGTGTCACATTAGGTATTATCGGTATTACGGTCATTACTACGGTGGGTGATTCAAATATCGTCGGCAATATATACATTGGCGTGGCGGCTTGTATCATAGCCACTATTGGTTACGGCTTTGCGGGGTTTCTCACCCGAAAGTGGATAACCCAACAGGGCGGCCTGGATTCAACGCTGGTAGCGTTTGGCAGTCAAATAGGCGCGACCGCTTTTCTCAGTCCCTTTTTGATCTGGAATATTTCATATGGCCCTAGCATCGATTGGCTTCAAGGTGATGTGTGGATCAGTCTGTTAGCCGTCGGCTTTTTATGCACCTCTCTCGCTTATATCCTCTATTTTAGATTGATCGCCGACATCGGGCCTTTACGGTCGCTCACCGTCACCTTCTTAGTACCACCCTTCGCTGTGCTATGGGGCTTTTTAGTGCTTGATGAAACGATTTCCAGCGGATTCCTATCAGGGTCTGCCGTCATTTTATTGTCCGTCTGGTTAATCCTTGGTCCTGATTCCAAAAAACAGCCTAGCTAA
- a CDS encoding DEAD/DEAH box helicase family protein, producing MKLKFNPDLGYQRDAIESTLAVFDNLSTAGEPYRKLGIANTLTLNPDMLLENLHRVQEYNFIEKSNSLFGASDDYPFPNFSVEMETGTGKTYVYLRSIFELNQQLGLRKFIIVVPSVAIREGVLSSLKLMKTHFRNLYDNVPFDHYVYSAKDLSKVRQFATANTLQIMVINIQAFQRDAGDVENYDNLTQDQIKKLSVIHREQDRMSGAKPIEFIQDVRPVLIIDEPQSVDNTAKARRAVNHLKPLFALRYSATHRNPYNVIYQLGPVKAYDMKLVKQISVASIQSQCNVNQAYLKLSKIGYVGKAKMPSASVVIFEDKPNGTKEKSVKLKQGTDLSDHTNRSGYQGYVVDEIYAEPGAEYVRFANNIILEPEQEKDGIHDDVIKEQIRQTVEEHFKKERNLQKQGVKVKVLSLFFIDKVANYRYYDEHGNVQKGKIARWFEEAYQEFAASSLFNDLPKRDVEQVHNGYFAEVKKRGKVVELKDTSGNTASDAEVYELIMKRKEWLLDDAVPLRFIFSHSALKEGWDNPNVFQICSLREFGSEKERRQTLGRGLRLAVDANGDRVYDPQVNRLTVIASESFEEYAKNLQTEMEKDIGGGFKFGRVPTIAFAALSINDSETLGQEKSRHLWQALKTEGYLDAKGDLTAKFKPDDLYFELQVPSDFQSIENEIIDRLRGFMFAGRVKDARGRTTVTYNKRVELNPDFKALWDKISQKTRYAIHFDTQQLVNLASHKLKNMPVVKPVTLTVGHTQTKLTNAGFGSDRQISTPKERYVSSHETLPDLVGILQERTDLTRDTLLTIIRNCNRLGEFKTNPQGFITESAKQIKKALDELLVDGIRYEKLGGEHYKMELFDEPELETYLDRSYQVLHGNQGSPVQTPYDYIECDSQIERKTAHALDGAENVKFFCKLPRWFTIPTPVGEYNPDWAVVLEEDRKVYLIRETKTTHDSNKRRVEENLKILCGEAHFKALGDVDYRVATSVAEVVSSS from the coding sequence ATGAAACTGAAATTCAACCCCGATCTGGGTTATCAGCGGGATGCCATCGAATCTACCTTGGCAGTTTTTGATAATCTCTCTACGGCTGGTGAACCCTATCGCAAGCTGGGCATCGCCAACACGTTAACACTTAACCCAGATATGCTGCTAGAAAACCTGCATCGTGTGCAGGAATATAACTTTATCGAGAAATCGAATAGCCTGTTTGGTGCTAGCGACGATTATCCGTTCCCAAATTTCTCGGTGGAGATGGAGACGGGTACTGGCAAAACGTATGTGTACCTGCGCAGCATTTTCGAGCTGAACCAACAGCTGGGGCTGCGTAAGTTTATTATCGTGGTGCCATCGGTCGCTATCCGTGAAGGCGTGCTTTCTTCTCTTAAATTGATGAAAACGCATTTTCGTAATTTGTATGACAATGTGCCCTTTGACCACTATGTATATAGCGCCAAAGACTTATCTAAAGTGCGGCAGTTTGCCACCGCTAATACGCTACAAATTATGGTGATTAACATCCAGGCTTTTCAGCGAGATGCTGGGGATGTGGAAAACTACGACAACTTGACACAGGATCAGATCAAAAAGCTCTCGGTCATTCATCGGGAACAGGATCGTATGTCTGGAGCAAAGCCTATTGAGTTTATCCAAGATGTCAGACCAGTCCTTATCATTGATGAACCTCAATCGGTAGACAATACCGCTAAAGCGCGTCGTGCAGTCAATCACTTAAAGCCTCTTTTTGCACTACGCTACTCAGCGACCCACCGTAACCCCTACAACGTGATTTACCAGCTTGGCCCGGTTAAGGCTTATGATATGAAGCTGGTAAAGCAAATTTCAGTGGCGTCAATCCAATCTCAATGCAATGTTAATCAGGCGTACTTAAAGTTAAGTAAAATAGGCTATGTAGGCAAGGCCAAAATGCCTTCTGCCTCAGTAGTGATATTTGAAGACAAGCCCAATGGTACCAAAGAGAAGTCCGTCAAACTTAAGCAGGGTACGGATTTGTCTGACCATACTAATCGATCAGGCTATCAGGGATACGTGGTAGACGAAATCTATGCTGAGCCAGGCGCTGAGTACGTTCGTTTTGCCAACAACATTATTCTAGAGCCAGAGCAAGAAAAAGATGGTATTCATGATGATGTCATTAAAGAGCAGATCCGTCAGACGGTAGAGGAGCACTTTAAGAAAGAGCGCAACCTGCAAAAGCAGGGTGTGAAAGTGAAGGTTCTTTCACTGTTTTTCATCGACAAGGTGGCAAACTATCGCTACTACGATGAGCATGGCAATGTCCAGAAAGGTAAGATCGCCCGCTGGTTTGAAGAAGCCTATCAAGAGTTTGCCGCTAGCTCATTATTTAATGACCTGCCTAAGCGAGACGTAGAGCAGGTGCACAATGGCTATTTCGCAGAAGTCAAAAAGCGCGGCAAGGTGGTCGAGCTGAAGGATACTAGTGGCAACACGGCTAGCGATGCTGAAGTATACGAACTGATTATGAAACGCAAAGAATGGCTGTTGGATGACGCTGTGCCGCTGCGTTTTATTTTTAGCCATTCCGCTCTTAAAGAGGGCTGGGATAACCCTAATGTATTTCAAATATGCTCTTTACGGGAATTCGGTAGTGAAAAGGAGCGACGACAAACCTTAGGACGTGGCCTGCGCTTGGCTGTAGATGCCAACGGTGACCGCGTTTATGATCCACAGGTGAATCGTCTAACGGTCATAGCCAGCGAATCCTTTGAGGAGTACGCGAAGAACCTGCAAACAGAGATGGAAAAAGACATTGGCGGTGGCTTCAAGTTTGGGCGAGTACCGACAATTGCGTTTGCGGCTTTATCGATTAATGACTCTGAAACACTAGGTCAGGAAAAATCCCGACACCTGTGGCAGGCATTAAAGACAGAAGGCTATCTAGATGCCAAAGGAGACTTGACTGCTAAGTTTAAACCGGATGATCTTTATTTTGAACTGCAGGTGCCAAGCGACTTCCAGTCGATCGAAAACGAGATTATTGACCGTCTACGTGGCTTTATGTTCGCAGGGAGGGTGAAGGATGCTAGAGGACGTACGACTGTAACGTATAACAAGAGGGTAGAATTAAATCCTGACTTCAAGGCGCTGTGGGATAAAATCAGCCAAAAAACCCGTTACGCCATCCATTTTGATACTCAGCAACTGGTGAATCTAGCCAGTCACAAGCTTAAGAATATGCCAGTAGTAAAACCAGTTACGCTAACGGTAGGTCATACTCAAACTAAACTAACCAATGCTGGATTCGGAAGCGATCGGCAAATATCAACCCCTAAAGAACGTTATGTAAGCTCCCATGAAACATTACCGGATTTGGTTGGAATTTTGCAGGAGAGAACTGATCTAACACGAGATACGTTACTCACCATAATTCGTAATTGTAATCGGCTGGGAGAGTTTAAAACGAATCCTCAGGGTTTTATTACCGAGTCCGCTAAACAAATTAAGAAAGCACTCGATGAGCTTCTGGTAGATGGAATACGCTACGAGAAGCTTGGCGGTGAGCACTACAAAATGGAGTTGTTCGACGAGCCGGAGCTGGAAACCTACTTGGATCGCTCTTACCAAGTGCTTCATGGTAATCAAGGCAGCCCAGTTCAAACACCGTATGACTATATTGAGTGTGATTCCCAAATAGAACGAAAGACTGCCCATGCTTTAGATGGCGCTGAGAACGTCAAATTTTTCTGTAAACTGCCGCGTTGGTTTACTATTCCTACACCGGTTGGTGAATACAACCCCGATTGGGCAGTCGTATTAGAAGAGGATCGAAAGGTATACTTGATCCGTGAAACAAAAACGACTCATGATAGCAATAAACGTCGCGTAGAGGAAAATTTGAAAATCTTATGTGGAGAAGCTCACTTTAAAGCGTTAGGTGATGTGGACTACCGAGTAGCAACGTCCGTAGCTGAAGTTGTTTCGAGTTCATGA
- a CDS encoding site-specific DNA-methyltransferase has product MSDQNTRLAGESLDITQQRRVELKQLFPSAFTETCNDKGEVVESLDFERLKAELGELTDIYDNRRERYGMDWPGKRNCLRLIQQPSTATLKPCREESVDFDTTENLFIEGDNLEVLKLLQKGYYGSVKMIYIDPPYNTGKEFIYPDNFSESLDTYLQYAGLKDSEGRNFSTNSANEGRFHTKWLNMMYPRLYLARNLLREDGVIFISIDDNEVENLRRICDEIFGEENFVAQFIWEKRTNRENRKIVSTRHDYILCYSRNAWESDRPISQLPMNEKALASYKNPDNDFRGLWKSDPATAQAGHGTKSQFYDLVAPNGKIHQLESGRCWLYTEKSMNQAIEENRIWFGKDGNGVPRIKTYLKAKDRRLTPETIFFAEEVGTTEVAKNKIKELFDGIAAFETPKPVQLLQTLLKLSANPGVVVDFFSGSGSLGEAVYRENLTGSSTRFVLIQLPSLVKREVKRKK; this is encoded by the coding sequence ATGAGTGACCAGAATACGCGCCTAGCAGGCGAATCATTGGATATAACCCAACAACGTCGCGTTGAGCTTAAACAGCTTTTCCCCAGTGCCTTTACCGAGACCTGTAATGATAAAGGGGAGGTCGTTGAGTCGCTTGATTTTGAGCGTTTAAAAGCTGAGTTAGGCGAGTTAACAGATATTTATGACAACCGCCGCGAACGGTATGGTATGGATTGGCCGGGAAAACGCAACTGCCTACGGTTGATCCAACAGCCTTCAACTGCCACTCTTAAGCCTTGCCGAGAAGAGTCGGTAGACTTCGATACCACTGAAAATTTATTCATCGAAGGCGATAATCTTGAGGTGCTAAAGCTTCTGCAAAAAGGCTACTACGGCAGTGTCAAGATGATCTATATCGATCCGCCCTACAATACTGGCAAAGAGTTTATCTATCCGGATAACTTCAGCGAAAGCCTGGACACCTACTTACAATACGCTGGTTTAAAAGATAGTGAAGGCCGAAATTTCTCAACGAACAGTGCGAATGAAGGCCGATTTCACACCAAGTGGCTCAACATGATGTATCCCCGCCTATATCTTGCCCGTAACCTGCTGCGTGAGGATGGGGTGATCTTTATTTCTATTGATGACAATGAAGTGGAAAACCTGCGCAGGATCTGTGATGAGATTTTTGGAGAAGAAAATTTTGTAGCACAATTTATTTGGGAAAAAAGAACAAATCGAGAAAATAGAAAAATTGTATCTACACGTCATGATTACATACTTTGTTATTCACGGAATGCGTGGGAAAGTGATAGGCCTATATCTCAGTTGCCTATGAATGAAAAGGCTTTAGCAAGCTATAAAAACCCTGACAATGATTTTAGAGGGTTGTGGAAGTCTGACCCAGCTACTGCTCAAGCAGGCCATGGTACAAAAAGTCAATTCTACGACTTAGTTGCGCCTAATGGAAAAATTCATCAGTTAGAGAGTGGTAGGTGCTGGCTGTACACAGAAAAATCAATGAATCAGGCTATAGAAGAAAATCGTATATGGTTTGGAAAAGATGGCAATGGAGTTCCAAGAATAAAGACATATCTCAAAGCTAAAGATAGAAGGTTAACCCCAGAAACCATATTTTTTGCTGAAGAAGTTGGAACTACCGAGGTTGCTAAGAATAAGATAAAAGAACTATTTGATGGTATAGCTGCTTTTGAGACTCCTAAGCCTGTTCAGCTGTTGCAGACATTGTTAAAGCTCTCAGCTAATCCAGGGGTCGTAGTTGATTTTTTCTCTGGATCTGGGTCACTAGGAGAAGCTGTTTATCGCGAAAACTTAACTGGTTCAAGTACTCGCTTTGTATTGATTCAACTGCCGAGCCTTGTGAAGAGGGAAGTGAAGCGCAAAAAATAG